The Arachis hypogaea cultivar Tifrunner chromosome 14, arahy.Tifrunner.gnm2.J5K5, whole genome shotgun sequence genome has a segment encoding these proteins:
- the LOC112741015 gene encoding uncharacterized protein isoform X8 has product MVARLSDRPHKNIFFPLLFSAQFAILTYDSPSSPSPSHRSPSTLIVTTALTIALLRRSALIVAAPPSPSSSPSFSSSSSLCSIVSEEYTCVAEADFPIKVEDFFRRQLLIPEFECNEKSISSYVSMLYL; this is encoded by the exons ATGGTTGCACGGTTGTCTGACAGaccacataaaaatatttttttccctcttctcttTAGCGCTCAATTTGCCATTCTCACCTACGACTCACCATCATCACCCTCTCCTTCTCACCGTTCGCCATCGACACTCATTGTCACCACTGCACTGACCATCGCTCTTCTTCGCCGTTCTGCACTAATCGTCGCTGCGCCGCCCTCGCCATCGTCATCTCCGTCCTTCTCATCATCGTCTTCTCTGTGCTCAATAG TCTCAGAAGAATACACATGTGTTGCAGAAGCTGATTTTCCG ATAAAGGTTGAAGACTTCTTTAG AAGACAGCTACTAATACCAGAATTTGAGTGCAATGAAAAGTCTATTTCTTCATATG
- the LOC112741015 gene encoding uncharacterized protein isoform X7 produces the protein MVARLSDRPHKNIFFPLLFSAQFAILTYDSPSSPSPSHRSPSTLIVTTALTIALLRRSALIVAAPPSPSSSPSFSSSSSLCSIVSEEYTCVAEADFPIKVEDFFRYFFSDDAVNFNESLHKRCGDKDSY, from the exons ATGGTTGCACGGTTGTCTGACAGaccacataaaaatatttttttccctcttctcttTAGCGCTCAATTTGCCATTCTCACCTACGACTCACCATCATCACCCTCTCCTTCTCACCGTTCGCCATCGACACTCATTGTCACCACTGCACTGACCATCGCTCTTCTTCGCCGTTCTGCACTAATCGTCGCTGCGCCGCCCTCGCCATCGTCATCTCCGTCCTTCTCATCATCGTCTTCTCTGTGCTCAATAG TCTCAGAAGAATACACATGTGTTGCAGAAGCTGATTTTCCG ATAAAGGTTGAAGACTTCTTTAGGTACTTTTTCTCAGATGATGCTGTAAACTTTAATGAGTCTCTCCATAAAAGATGTGGTGATAAAG ACAGCTACTAA
- the LOC112741015 gene encoding uncharacterized protein isoform X6, translating to MVARLSDRPHKNIFFPLLFSAQFAILTYDSPSSPSPSHRSPSTLIVTTALTIALLRRSALIVAAPPSPSSSPSFSSSSSLCSIVSEEYTCVAEADFPIKVEDFFRYFFSDDAVNFNESLHKRCGDKEDSY from the exons ATGGTTGCACGGTTGTCTGACAGaccacataaaaatatttttttccctcttctcttTAGCGCTCAATTTGCCATTCTCACCTACGACTCACCATCATCACCCTCTCCTTCTCACCGTTCGCCATCGACACTCATTGTCACCACTGCACTGACCATCGCTCTTCTTCGCCGTTCTGCACTAATCGTCGCTGCGCCGCCCTCGCCATCGTCATCTCCGTCCTTCTCATCATCGTCTTCTCTGTGCTCAATAG TCTCAGAAGAATACACATGTGTTGCAGAAGCTGATTTTCCG ATAAAGGTTGAAGACTTCTTTAGGTACTTTTTCTCAGATGATGCTGTAAACTTTAATGAGTCTCTCCATAAAAGATGTGGTGATAAAG AAGACAGCTACTAA
- the LOC112741015 gene encoding uncharacterized protein isoform X5: MVARLSDRPHKNIFFPLLFSAQFAILTYDSPSSPSPSHRSPSTLIVTTALTIALLRRSALIVAAPPSPSSSPSFSSSSSLCSIVSEEYTCVAEADFPIKVEDFFRYFFSDDAVNFNESLHKRCGDKENLCLCDILMSAI, translated from the exons ATGGTTGCACGGTTGTCTGACAGaccacataaaaatatttttttccctcttctcttTAGCGCTCAATTTGCCATTCTCACCTACGACTCACCATCATCACCCTCTCCTTCTCACCGTTCGCCATCGACACTCATTGTCACCACTGCACTGACCATCGCTCTTCTTCGCCGTTCTGCACTAATCGTCGCTGCGCCGCCCTCGCCATCGTCATCTCCGTCCTTCTCATCATCGTCTTCTCTGTGCTCAATAG TCTCAGAAGAATACACATGTGTTGCAGAAGCTGATTTTCCG ATAAAGGTTGAAGACTTCTTTAGGTACTTTTTCTCAGATGATGCTGTAAACTTTAATGAGTCTCTCCATAAAAGATGTGGTGATAAAG AAAATCTATGCTTATGTGACATTTTGATGTCTGCTATTTAA
- the LOC112741015 gene encoding uncharacterized protein isoform X9, giving the protein MVARLSDRPHKNIFFPLLFSAQFAILTYDSPSSPSPSHRSPSTLIVTTALTIALLRRSALIVAAPPSPSSSPSFSSSSSLCSIVSEEYTCVAEADFPIKVEDFFRKSMLM; this is encoded by the exons ATGGTTGCACGGTTGTCTGACAGaccacataaaaatatttttttccctcttctcttTAGCGCTCAATTTGCCATTCTCACCTACGACTCACCATCATCACCCTCTCCTTCTCACCGTTCGCCATCGACACTCATTGTCACCACTGCACTGACCATCGCTCTTCTTCGCCGTTCTGCACTAATCGTCGCTGCGCCGCCCTCGCCATCGTCATCTCCGTCCTTCTCATCATCGTCTTCTCTGTGCTCAATAG TCTCAGAAGAATACACATGTGTTGCAGAAGCTGATTTTCCG ATAAAGGTTGAAGACTTCTTTAG AAAATCTATGCTTATGTGA
- the LOC112741015 gene encoding uncharacterized protein isoform X10, whose protein sequence is MGGAKVGSERPEFRRWNKQENWGRKTWKEATESTVPKIVGEGIYGVGPVLAALSAERREFYALYVQEGLDLSSNNRKKKEKKGFEKVLKIVEKSQKNTHVLQKLIFR, encoded by the exons ATGGGGGGAGCAAAAGTTGGATCAGAAAGGCCTGAGTTTAGAAGATGGAATAAGCAGGAAAATTGGGGTAGAAAGACTTGGAAAGAGGCCACAGAATCCACTGTGCCTAAGATTGTTGGTGAGGGAATCTATGGGGTTGGACCGGTTTTGGCTGCACTGTCGGCTGAACGTAGGGAATTCTATGCATTGTACGTGCAAGAAGGTTTGGATTTGAGTAGTAACAataggaagaaaaaggaaaagaaaggatTTGAGAAAGTTCTGAAGATTGTGGAAAAG TCTCAGAAGAATACACATGTGTTGCAGAAGCTGATTTTCCG ATAA
- the LOC140178429 gene encoding uncharacterized protein, giving the protein MKEFWGRLGYYPVGIVDAVGHKRGIWFLSANLKFSCKILWAMNQCVTLEIDGGGRRWICSAIYGSPQATNRVELWSHLLDIGLCIQDPWVVFGDFNDILSVHEVKGDSCGLFDLTTSGRRFTWFRKIQGNKEIAKRLDRACCTTEWRLLFPEAFVEVLSRSHSDHCPLLIRCQGVPIKKGNRPFRFQAAWATHPDYKAIVQKSWDSTDFGIHRKLLGVQEASLEFNSTVFGNIFIKKRELEGYLNRIQRKMEADNDPILKHKEEELRAEYNIVLAQEELLWYQKSRDQWVRYGDRNTSFFHMQTILRRKSNKVHGLLVSDGSWSDDPEVLQREVVHFFKNIFCSTKPVEVNCMGEIPMPSLSQDACDNLSKPVTMLEVKEALDNMSSFKAPGPDGFQIFFFKEYWDVVGHEASNLSILWNGNRLDSFQPRRGLRQGDPISPYLFVLCMERLACFISKQVDEGIWDGVAVSRGGPRVSHLMFADDLLLFCKAKKSQVQNVVHTLELFCKASGRMSQSFWYHAWRPCGTLAPLVPFVHISDSHLKLEDVWHLGHWRWDILCTMIPEEVKLDLMLFDPIKQAGDKTAAFGGFGGIGTMTSSTKMIHGVRRKLFT; this is encoded by the exons ATGAAAGAATTTTGGGGGAGATTAGGCTATTATCCTGTTGGgattgtagatgctgttggacacAAGAGAGGAATTTGGTTCCTCTctgctaatttaaaattttcttgtaaAATTCTTTGGGCTATGAATCAATGTGTAACTTTGGAAATTGATGGTGGTGGGCGAAGATGGATCTGCAGTGCGATTTATGGCAGCCCTCAAGCCACTAATAGAGTAGAATTATGGAGTCATCTGCTTGATATTGGTTTGTGCATTCAGGACCCGTGGGTGGTGTTTGgggattttaatgatattttgagtGTTCATGAGGTGAAGGGGG ATTCTTGTGGTCTTTTTGATCTAACAACCTCTGGAAGACGGTTTACTTGGTTCCGTAAAAttcaaggaaacaaagaaattgcaAAGAGATTGGATAGGGCTTGCTGTACTACAGAATGGCGCCTTCTTTTTCCAGAAGCTTTTGTTGAAGTTCTCAGTCGTTCCCACTCTGATCATTGTCCCCTACTTATCCGATGTCAAGGAGTTCCTATCAAGAAAGGAAACCGGCCTTTTAGATTCCAAGCGGCATGGGCAACGCATCCTGATTACAAGGCCATTGTTCAGAAATCTTGGGATAGTACAGactttggcatccataggaagttGCTGGGGGTCCAAGAAGCTTCGTTGGAATTCAACTCTACGGTTTTcggcaatatttttattaaaaagagggAATTGGAGGGTTATTTGAATCGTATTCAACGGAAAATGGAAGCTGACAATGATCCAATTCTGAAGCACAAAGAGGAAGAATTGAGAGCTGAGTATAATATAGTTTTGGCCCAGGAAGAATTGCTTTGGTACCAGAAGTCAAGAGATCAATGGGTTCGGTATGGTGATAGAAATACTAGCTTTTTCCATATGCAAACCATCCTTAGAAGAAAATCTAACAAGGTTCATGGGTTGCTAGTTAGTGATGGGTCTTGGTCTGATGATCCGGAAGTTTTGCAAAGGGAGGTTGttcatttcttcaaaaatattttttgttctactAAGCCTGTTGAGGTTAATTGCATGGGAGAAATTCCTATGCCATCTCTTAGCCAGGATGCTTGTGATAATTTGTCTAAACCAGTAACAATGTTGGAGGTTAAAGAAGCTCTGGATAATATGAGCTCGTTCAAAGCTCCTGGGCCGGatggttttcaaatttttttcttcaaGGAATATTGGGATGTGGTGGGTCATGAG GCCTCAAATCTTTCCATCCTttggaatgggaatagattggacAGCTTCCAACCTCGCAGAGGACTCAGGCAAGGAGATCCAATTTCTCcgtatttatttgttttgtgcaTGGAGAGATTGGCGTGCTTCATTTCCAAACAAGTTGACGAGGGTATTTGGGATGGTGTGGCTGTTTCTAGAGGGGGACCTAGAGTTTCTcacttgatgtttgcagatgacctcctccttttttgtaaAGCGAAGAAAAGTCAAGTTCAGAATGTTGTGCACACCTTGGAGTTGTTCTGTAAAGCTTCAG GCAGGATGTCTCAATCCTTTTGGTATCATGCTTGGCGACCATGTGGAACGCTAGCTCCTTTGGTTCCTTTTGTGCACATTTCTGATTCTCACTTGAAGTTAGAAGATGTCTGGCACCTTGGGCATTGGCGGTGGGATATTCTTTGCACAATGATTCCGGAAGAAGTTAAACTTGATTTGATGCTCTTTGATCCTATCAAGCAGGCAGGAGATAAAAcag cggcttttggtggatttggagggatAGGAACAATGACATCTTCCACCAAGATGATCCATGGAGTAAGGAGAAAATTGTTCACTTAG